A window of Megachile rotundata isolate GNS110a chromosome 11, iyMegRotu1, whole genome shotgun sequence genomic DNA:
CGTCGGTAATGCCACATAACCTCAACTTTATTAAGGAAATCCCGACACTTAGATGTGTCGTGTTTTTTCTTAcatctcccccccccccccgagaGAAAAAACAATTATTGCTTGGTTGCAGAATTGTTTTTGTGGGCCGTTGATACCGGAGTCAATTTAGTTATGTGATAGAGATTTGTTTCCTTCTTCCTATGTCCTGTGTTTATTTCGTATATGGAGCTTgagatttttttttgtaattttaaatggtCCAATTCGTAGCTCGTCCAATTTCTtcctatttaatttatttccatTTTCTATGTATACTTCATCTCCAACTTGTAGTTTCAATCTCTTCCGATTTTTATCGAATCTTATCTtgttgtaattgtgggatttcattgtattttttaaagCTAGTTTTCTGTCCTTTTTTAATCTTTCATCTGTATGTTTGGTGTTTAATTCTTTTGGTAGTATATCTGTACTTCCACCTTCTAAAAGGTATCTTGGTGTAAATTTGGTAATCGTATGTTCTGTGTTGTTGTAAGCTTCTACGCATTTATTTGCTATGGTTGTCCAagctatttttttctttctttcatttATACCGCAtcgtattttatttatcaatgtTTGGTTCACTCTCTCGTTCAAACCATTTGAGAATGCTGAATCTACAGCTGTGAAAattagttttatattttctttctgtaaacaatttttatattctttggaGTTTATTCCCGGGTATTGGTCCGTTAGTATTGTGtcaattttatagttttctGTAACTAACTTTGTTAGTTTTATAAAATCGTTCGCATTTTGGTTTTTTGAGGTTGATATATATACATATCGTGTAAAATGATCTATTAATATGTGTAGATATTTCTTTGTTGATCTGGATCCTCCAAATCCTCCTACTGTATCAATAGATACGATTTCAAAAGGTCGTTTTGCTGGTCCTAGGTGTGACATAAATCCATATCTTGATTTTCTTCTTGATTTATTTGTTAAACAAATTTCACAGTCTTCGCATATTCTTTTTATAATGTTTGTTAGGTTTTTTGTCGTGTAATAtggtgttattttatttatcatttgaATTTTCCCCAAATGACAGTATTTATCATGTATTCTCCTTGATAATTTTATACCAAGATCTTTAGAAATTAtgattttttcttctctttttatcCTTTTGTAATAAATTCCATTCTTTTtgactaatttattattttttttctcttctgttgTTAAACTTTTCTCTTGGTCTTCTTGTATCTCTTTcaagttaattaaattacacCCTTTAATTTGTACATCCCTGTAGTAGTGATTTACAAAGGTAATAAAGTCCTCTAAATTTTCATCCGGTTCTAACACTGCATTTCTGCTTAAACAGTCTGCTTCTTGATTTGTTTTTCCTGGGTtgtattttactttaaaattgtaTTGTGCTAGGTAGTACGTTAAGTCACCCAGCTCTTCATCTGTTCTTGCCTTaagatttaaattttctaaaggtTTGTGATCGGAATAAACCGTAAATTCTTTACCCATTAACCAGTGCTGCCAGTATTTTACGGCTTCTTTGATAGCCAAACACTCCAGATATATggcctttttctttttttgggaTTCtgttaattttcttgaaaaatatgCAACTGGTTTATTTTCTCCTTTCTCATCTATCTGTTTTAGTACAGCTCCTACTCCAGTGTTGCATGCATTTGTGTATATATTAATTGGGGCGTTCGGATCAAATATTTTCAGCACTGGTTCTGAGCATAgccatttttttgttttttcgaATGCCTCCTGGCATTCCTGTGTCCAAATGAACTTCACATCTTTTCTCAGCAGATTGTGCAATGGGTCTAGGATTTTTGCACTGTCTGGTATAAACTTATGATGAAAGTTAACTTCTCCTAGAAATTGGCGAACGTTTTTTCTTGTTGTAGGCGTCGGAAAATTTTTTACTGCTATTAGATAGTCTTTTAGTGGTCTAATCGTGTTATTTTCTATTATATGGCCTAAATATTTTGCGCTATTCTTTGCAAATGAgcattttgagaatttcagttTAAATCCTTCCTTCGTGAtggcttttaataattttgcaatatgtTCGATATGTTCTGTAAatgtttttgaaaatattattatgtcatcaatgaaattttctacaaattctGAGAGTTTATGTTTTCTTATTATGCCACTCAGTATTCTCTGAAAGATGGCTGGTGCTGTTTTTAGTCCGAATGGTAAAACCGTCCACTGAAAATGTCCCTCCTGTGTCACAAACGCAGTTTTGTGTTTGTCTTGAATTCTTAGTGGGATGGACCAGAATGCCGAATTGATATCTAATGTTGTGAAGAATTTGCAGTTTACGGTTTTTCCTACTAAATCCTCTATCAATGGGAAAGGTTGTGATTGCGGTATAACTATTTTGTTTAGTTCTCTGAAGTCAATGCATAGCCgtgattttttttcttcttctttcttataGGCTAAGGTGACCGGGGCCGCAAATGGACTGTATGATTCCTCAATCAGACCTTTTTCTAGTAATTTTGTTACTTGTTCTTCTATTTCTCTTCTATCTTCGGTTGTGCACCTGTAAGGACGTTTACAGCAGTATTTGTCAATTGTTAAATCAATATGCGCCTCAAAGTCTTTTACTGTGCCGACATCATACTTGTCTTTTGCAAATACCGtcttatatttttctattaatttctcaatttttatttgttctttttcatttaaGTGGTTTTTCtctatattataattatcaatattcaaattttcattgaaatttattttgtattctttGTTAATTATGTCACCTAGTACATCAGGAATTTTGACATCTTCAATTTTTGttgtttctataattttattacttttgttattttgtattatttctaagttttcattgTGGCTTAAGTTGAATTCTTTGCAACAATCTAAACCAGCCAGGAAATCATATGCGAATTCTTTGTTATCTATTATAAAAACGGTCATTTCTTTTTCAATATCGAAAATCcttaattttaaagtaattttacCTTTGGTTTCAGAGCTACcattaattgtatttatattcaCCATATGATTATGTTgcattttattttgctttattCTCAATATCTTTGCATTTATCAGAGATATGTTTGAGCCCGGATCATATAGTGCTGTAACATCTAATATATTattcaagtttattttaaacGCAATTAATGGTAGGATTATAAGTTTTTTGGATCTTCATTGTTCAGTTCTACTTCTAAAATTGAGTTATTGTTTATTTTCCATGGTTggtcttttttttcttccttatCCTTGAACCAGCAGTTTCCTTCAGGATGAAAACGTTTTCCTTTTCCAgcattttcacaaattttgcaCGCTCTCTTTTCTTCTATTTGTTTGGATCTGGTTTCAAAGTtgctatttcttttttttatttggtatCTTACCAGATGTTCTAATTTGCTTATCTCGTTGTATAGGTCCTTAGTTTCTTCTATTTGTTCTCTGTCTATTTTATCCGTTATATTATTTGGGAGACCAATGGCTATTAGATCTATTAGTGTATTTGTATCTATGCTTTTTCTTACTTGTAGTAataacttttctttttttacagcATATTCTAATAAAGAGCCCGTTTGATATTTAAAAGTGTGTGCATACCTGATTGAAGACCAACCTTTATTACCAAAAGTTTCGCAGAAGTCATTTTTCCAGTCTTCCCAGTTTGATTCGactgtaaattttattatcatacaGCTATACCAGTCTAAGCCTGCTTTTtctaagaaaaatttaaaaatttctattctttttctttcttctttgatCATGCAACGTTCACAttctttctcaaattcttctagCCATTGTTTTGCATTTACGTTTTTTCCATCGAATTTCTCAATCGTAAAGTCTTTTGCAATCTTACTTAAGTTTTGAATTTCTGATTTTTGTTGTTTGTCTTCAAGTAGTTTTTCTAATAGTTTTTGGAAAGTTTCGTTTGACGATTGTATACTTGTTTCAGTTTCCCTTTTCTCTGCTATTTCTTCTAGAAAAATATCTTGAAACATCAAGTTTCCATTATCATCCAAGTATATTTTCTTGAGTTCCTGTGTCAAGGTTATCCAGATACTTCTGAACtgatttcttttctttatactattttttattctttcaaatGTTTGTGTTTccgttaaatttttatgtaggtTTACCGGTTGGATTTCATCCGGTAAATAGAAAAGTCTTTCATCTGGCGTGGCTATTGAGGTTAGGCACAGAATATTTGTTTTTCCATCCCCTGATCCTTTCATTCtaaatgtaaatttaagttTTTCCATCTCTTTTTTGTAGTCGTAGCAGAATTGTTGTTTTGTAATGTTCTTTTTTCCTTATCCTTATATATCCCTAAATCGATTATATAAACCTTTGGTAGAGGAAAAAAAACCAATTGGGTATGCTCTGGAAATGAGATTTTattaaagggtatagccggataaggtggtcaaatgtgcccttgagtcgaatttgagactcaactcgtcagtcggtagcatatcccaaaaaaacatctcacaccaagtttcaaccccctacctcatccgtgggggtagtaaaagggaaaaaacgaaattccggtttttggccctttttccctatttaatttcgtacaaaaattctgaaaaaattctgaaacattgaggtccagatagcgcatcttacagaattttttcagattttttgatcgcaaactgtaatcgtgaaaaatcaaaaaccgaaaaaaaatccgaaaaaatgcgattttttagtgaagatgtcggagcactacttttatattaatgtggtagttaggtattagtacaactattattctctaatttt
This region includes:
- the LOC143265370 gene encoding uncharacterized protein LOC143265370; protein product: MEKLKFTFRMKGSGDGKTNILCLTSIATPDERLFYLPDEIQPVNLHKNLTETQTFERIKNSIKKRNQFRSIWITLTQELKKIYLDDNGNLMFQDIFLEEIAEKRETETSIQSSNETFQKLLEKLLEDKQQKSEIQNLSKIAKDFTIEKFDGKNVNAKQWLEEFEKECERCMIKEERKRIEIFKFFLEKAGLDWYSCMIIKFTVESNWEDWKNDFCETFGNKGWSSIRYAHTFKYQTGSLLEYAVKKEKLLLQVRKSIDTNTLIDLIAIGLPNNITDKIDREQIEETKDLYNEISKLEHLVRYQIKKRNSNFETRSKQIEEKRACKICENAGKGKRFHPEGNCWFKDKEEKKDQPWKINNNSILEVELNNEDPKNL